The window TTGGGCATCAGCACCAAGAAGTAGAACCGGCTTATCCTAGCTCTAGACCCGGCTTATCCGGGGTGTCGTTGGGCTGAAAGCCGGGCTGGTGGGGATATGGGTTGGCCCCTTGCCCCTGGGGATCGCGTCCGGGTGGAGTTTTGGAAGTTTCCCGGGAATGTGCTCCACTACTTTTGGGAAGCCCAGGTGGTGGAGGTGAGGCCCGAAGGCGTCCTGACCCTTTTGCCACAGGGCGGGACCTTTCACCACGTGGCCAAGGGAAAGGCGGTGGTGCTGGACCACGATGCCTATGTGGCCTTCTTTCCTGGGGCCTGGTACTCCGGGGGACCGGATGTGAGGGAGGGCCGGGTGCTGGAGTATTACTGGAACGTGCAAACCCCGGCGGAGTGGACGGGAACGGGTTTTCGCCAGTACGACCTCGAGTTGGACGTGCGCTGCCAGGCTGACCATACCTGCCAGGTCTTTGACCGGGAGGAGTTTTTGGCCAAGCGCTCCCTTTACCCCAGGCTTTGGGTGGAGGAAGCAGAAAAGGCGGTGGAGGCCATCCTTCACCATATGCGGCAAGGAAGGTGGCCGGTGCTGCCTCCCGGGGAGCCCCTTCCTTGGATGGAACGGATCTAGGGCGTGAGGGTAGGGAGGGAAGAGGGAGCAGGATCCTGTACCCCAGGCCCCCAGGCTTTAAGGGGAATAAGGGTGTGCCCCTCCAGGTGCCAGCGTCCTTCCAGGACCACCTGGTAGAGGAGGCCCTTGAAAAAACCGTGGAAGCTATCCTCCCAGGTTTCCAGGTTCTGGGCCCGCAAGGGGTAGTTGTGCCAGGCGGGGCCCAGGTAGTAGAGCCAGGGATCTTCTAGGAAGCGGGTATCCCGTGGGGGGAGGCCGAGGAGGGCGTTGAAGTAGCCTCTAAGCCGGCTTGCGGTGAAGAGGAGGTTTAAGTAGGGATCCTCCAGGGCCTTCCTGGCCTCGGTCTCGGTCTTGGGAAAGGGTCTTGCTGGATCCCAGGCCCCGAAGAGGCGCAGGCGGTCTTGTTGCTTGAGGGCATCCTCCCAGCTCATCTGGGCCAGGCCCAGGGTGCGGCTCAAGGGGGCGTGGCCTTGGACCTCAGCCAGACCTTGGGCTAAGCCATCTGCTGCTTCCCGTACCCCCCGGGAAAGCCCCAAGGCCTTGTCCCCCCCGTACTGCTCGTTATCCACAATGGCGGCCAGCACCCCATAAGGAATGCCGAGGGCAGAGGCGGCGGCGCGGATCTCCCGGGCGTAGGGAAGTACGTGGTGGGGGGCGGTGGGCAGGCCCTCGAGGTCCACCTTCTGGCCCCGCTTGGCCTGGCCGATGGCCTCCACCCAGCGCTTGGCCGCCAGGAGGGCGCTTTTGGCTTCGGGGTATGCGGCGCGCTTACCGGAGCGCTGGTTTTTGAGTTCGAGGCGGAGCAGGCGGTCATAGGCCCGGGCCGCTTCCTCCCCTAAAAGCAGGTGCAGGCTGGCCTTCAAGCTCAGGTGGAGGCTCACCCAAGCCTCCCGCTCTTCCTTTGGGTAGGGAAGAAGATCCCTGAGGCTTGGGGAGGGGGGTAGGGTAGGGGGGATGGGAAGGGCCAGGTAGAAAAGGCCCGCTGCCAGCAGCACCAGCCAGGGGCCCGGGGGCATAGGTTAGGACTGGGCGTCTTCCACCGGGGCGGGGGGCACTTCTACCGTGGCCTCCACGGGATAGCCCGCGTAGGTGCGGCGGCCCCCCAGGGTTCTCTCCAGTACCTCCCGCCACTCGGGGAGGTTCAGGAAGCGGTCTGCCTGGTTGCGGAGCTCGAGGTCCGCCAGCTCGTGCACGCCGAGAAGATGGATTTCCTTTCCCAGGGCTCTCAGGGCGCTGAAGGTGTGGGCCAGTTCTCCCGAACCGCTGGCCACGATGGCCCGGTCCCAGCGGGGGGCGGTGGTGAGGAGGTCCGTGGCCATCATGGCCTCAAACCGGGCTTCTCCCCGGACCAAGCGGCTTCGCACCGTGTAGCCCATGAAGACCAAGGCGTCGATGAAGCGCTGCTGACGCTCGTCCTCGGGATCGGTGATGGGCACGTAGTAGAAGGCGTTGTAAAGCTGCTCCGGGGTGGCGAACTGGGTCAGGACCCGGCGGTGGTCCACGTTCCAGCCCAGGCGCTTGGTGGCCAGGTACATGTAGGATCCGTCAATGAAAAGGGCAACCCGCATATGCCCCCATCTTAGGACAAAGCCAGGCCCCGGGCTACCCCGGGGCCCGTGAAAAGCGGGGAAGGCATCTTAGGCCGGTGCTTTCTCCTCAGCCTTTTCCGAGGAGTGCCCGGGGTTCACCTTGAGGGCGGGGTTGGCGTAGGCGGCGGCGTGGTTGGCGGCGATGGCGGCTTCGCCGAAACCCAGCACGATCAGGGGAAGCTTCCCGGGGTAGGTGACGATGTCGCCGCAGGCGTAGACCCCGGGGATGCTGGTG of the Thermus antranikianii DSM 12462 genome contains:
- a CDS encoding DUF402 domain-containing protein; its protein translation is MGWPLAPGDRVRVEFWKFPGNVLHYFWEAQVVEVRPEGVLTLLPQGGTFHHVAKGKAVVLDHDAYVAFFPGAWYSGGPDVREGRVLEYYWNVQTPAEWTGTGFRQYDLELDVRCQADHTCQVFDREEFLAKRSLYPRLWVEEAEKAVEAILHHMRQGRWPVLPPGEPLPWMERI
- a CDS encoding NYN domain-containing protein, which translates into the protein MRVALFIDGSYMYLATKRLGWNVDHRRVLTQFATPEQLYNAFYYVPITDPEDERQQRFIDALVFMGYTVRSRLVRGEARFEAMMATDLLTTAPRWDRAIVASGSGELAHTFSALRALGKEIHLLGVHELADLELRNQADRFLNLPEWREVLERTLGGRRTYAGYPVEATVEVPPAPVEDAQS